AGTAAGGGGGTTAAGCTGGAGGATTCAGGTAGGCAATCAGCAAAGCGTGGTTGAACACTGCCCCGAAGTTGGATCAACTAGATCTGCCTACCTGAGTTGATTGTGGGAACCTGAGTTGCTCTCAGAGGTCCAGGACCCCCTATTCCTGCTCTCAGAGGGATTTCAAATCACAGAACCTCAACCTGAGTCACACAGCTCTGCCATTTTCTACCCTTGTGACTGAGGGCCCACATCTCCCAGAGCCCCCATCTTTAGATGTCACATGGGATCACTGTCACTACACTGTGGGGTTCTTATAAAAGCAGTTATCGCCCACACACATCACCCTGAAAAATCAAACTTCTTGATAACAATAAGTAATTCCCTCCATTTTCCACCGTGCTGCTTTCTTTGCCTTAGGACTCCTAAGTATAAGCACTCCCAGTGtctgctgcatccctggagaACATAGTAAAGGCAAAATAGGGGGTAGGGGTGGTGGCCACGATCAAGACCAGCAACTACAAACCCTCGTGTTCCcctcttgcccccacccccacttcctagCCTCAGCTTTTTTCTCTTGGAAATGAGAAGCTTAGATTCCATACCAAGGACACCTTCGTCCATGGCCACAGCAGGTGTCGTGGTGGGGACTTGACCTCCCTCTGATGGAAAAGTAGAGTTGACAGGTGAAGAAGTATCCCAGAGCTCTTCCTCAGCCAGTCCTAAGGGTGGAGATGGTTTTAAAGATAAAGGAGGGAAAGCCAGAAAGTGTCAAAGAAAGAAACGGAACCTCTGCCAGCCACAGGATGGCGGTGTGACTTTGTGCAAGAATGTTTCTTTGGGCCGCTCACTTCCACAGACTAGGGTGTGGCAAAGTTCTTTCCCGCCCTCAGGGAGAAATCTGAGGAGTCTAGCCGGGCCAGACCGTGGAAGGTCCTGAGGGAGGGACTCCAGAGGCAAGAGGTCCCCGGGGCTCGGGTCCCAGGCCTGATGCCACCTAAGGATTGCACATAGTCTCCAGCCAAGGAAGCCACTGCGCCCAGGTCCCGGAACAAAGTCTCGCTGTGCGTGCCCGGAAGCCCGTCATGCACCAGAGAATCGAGCCCAACCAGGAATGGGGGGACCTCCCCCCTGGGCCGCACCTCAGTGACGcccttgtccccctcccccgcccctgccCGCATCCACCCAAGGCCGGACAAGGGAGGGCACAGGTGGATCGGGTTTCCACCGCTTCAACCTTCCAGGGAGTGGGGGTCCCTGGGTCCGGGGTGCCCTTCCTTCCCGAACTGTGAGCTCCCCGCCTCTCGCAGCACTTGACTGCCCCGCCTTGTCCCTGCCAGGTCGCTGATGGGTTACCATTAGGCAGGGAACAGATAAAGCTGCAGCCGGCCTGGCAGCACTTGAGGCTGCCGAGGCCACACACTCAGTACTCTCTTGGAGCTGGGGGCACACACCAGGTTTCTCTGTTCCCGCatctggggatggggagagcagAGAACTGTCCGGGAGAACCGAGCCCAGCCCACCGGGATAGTCATCGCCCTGCTCCAAGATCCTCACATTTCAACCCCACGGACTTCTGATTCTCATAACACCCCAGAGGAGCCCATTCCCGGGCCAGGGGTCTTTGATACTTGGGGGCTTCTTGTTGCTTGGCTTCAGAACCCCAGTCCCCTGGGGACTTGAGCCAGCTTCGGTCATCCCGGGAGCTTCCCGCTCCGCTGGGTCTCCGCCTACAGCTAAGGGGGAGCCTCCGCCCCTCTAACTTGCAGCGTTCAGGGGTCTCCCCACAGCCAGTATATTGAACCCACCTCTTCAAGAATCACTAACTGTAGGCCCCAGGGTtcccaaaatttaaattttcattgacCTCCCCACTTTTGCCCCCCCAGAGCCCCTACTTCTGGGCACCGCACTCCTGGCTGCACTTACCTGAGCCTGAGAGGGAGGTGGACAGCAGCAGCCCCAGAAGAAGGCCTGCAGCCGGCAAGCACAGgcgacaggcaggcatggtgcaggTGTGAGCTTCAGCCTGGGTGGGGGGGATTTAACCGCTCGCGCCGGGGGCGGGGCCGAGCGAGGGGTGCAGGAGGCGGGTAGGAAGCACAGCGGGCAGCGCGGGCGCCCTGCCACCTCCTGCCATTTCACAATCCCCCTGGATCAGGTGTCACTCTTGGCTCTGGTGGGAACCAGGAACCGAGACAGCTTCCGAGCCAGTTGTAGCCGGACACTTGtctacccctccctctcttcctaccTTTCCGAAGCCTGAGGGCAAGGCAGAGCAGCCAGAGCAGAGGGCCAAGGCCCAGGTCTcctgaactcatttttttttttgtttttttttttttgtttttgtttattcgaGACAGAGTCTGGGGTCCTCCCCGGAACGACTGGAGTCCAGGAATATGGGAGAAAGGGCAAGGCTGCAGGGAGGCAACAGATGCTGGGGATTAAGTGCTGAGACTTGGGGTCAGATGGATCAGAATGCAGAGTCCTGTTCAGGGATTAGTAGAAGGCTAGTCAATGGGCGTAGTTAACAAGGGAGCCCATCTGACCTGCAGGTAACAGGCCCACCAAGGAGAAACACCCGTACAATATCCAGCCCTTTCAGACgcatttctgcttcttcctacCACACCCCGTTAGGGCGGAATGGGGACCTCAGTCTCATGGTATCTTTTTCTCTTATGACTAGAGAGTTATACCTGTCAACTGCCTATGAGACACAGGCCAGACATTCAGAGATTTGACCCCAACCTAAGTCCCCAACCAAAGCCGTTCAGGCAAGATTTTGAATACACATCTCTTCCTCCAGGCTATGTTCCTCCCTTTCATCATAAGCGTTTGCTGGGCGTTTGCTGAATGTGTGTGACACATTCAGAGGGAGGATGCAGATGACAGGCACCTTTAAGGCAGGCAATTCTTAGCTGTGCCAACTGGGCATGTGCAGGAGTGGAGATTCCCTAAGACTCTCTCCGTACAGATCTGTACATGTCTCCATAATAAATTCCTCCCCCTGCCTTGCCTTCCTTTGTTGCCGATAGCATCACTTTGGAGTTTACACCcttcttctcctggcctctgcaggaaacAAATGGTTCTCCTATCTTTTATGTCTCGGATGGATTTACTTTAGCTCTGCACCCACTGAGGTGTGAACCACTGTATTCAGTTACTATCATCAAAACGGGGCTCCTCAGCACTTGtcttgtgttgtaataggagcggcggcggggctgcgtccccagcaccccggccgcttgctagcttatgccctaaataataacacacaaactgtattcatttaaacactgcttggctcatttctatctagcctcttctaggctaattctcacacctggactagcccatttccaatcatgtgtgtagcaccccaaggtgcgcttaccgggaaagattctagcctacatccatcctgggtctgagcttcatgcgtctgcctcagagagcagagctatcgactCTGTCCGGGAGAGCCGAGCATGgcttctctgagctcacttcctcttcctcccagcattccgttctgtttactcctcacctatgttttaacctatcagggccaagcagtttctttattgcttaaccaatgaaatcaacagattgatatatgacactcccacatcagtcttgGGGTGGCAGAGACTAGGTTTGACGCCCACCGCTACCACTTCCCATTGGAAGGACCTTGGGTGAAACatttccctcttctgaagagCCATTTTGTCGTCTGTGAAAATGATGATTGGGGACTAGGGTTGACCTCAGTGGATACAGCTCTtgcctaggttcaatcctcaggactacacacagggagagaaaaggaacaatGATTAAAGTCACATTCAATGAGAACAAGAATGCCATGGACCAACCCTGGAACAAACATGGCGTCCATACCTTGACATAGGAACCCCAGGGCCGGGCATATGACTACTGCATACATAGCCATGAATATCCCACAGATGATAAATGCCCACTGTTAGGAAGGAGCTTGCTGAGTACATGCTACCCTTTATGATCCTGGCTCCCATGTCCTTGGATTCAACCAACCCCTGATGGAAAATACTTGGTGCCAAAACTGTTCCTGAACTGAGTGTGTGTTGATCGTTGTTTCTTGTCGTTATTCCCCAAACAATACAGTGTACAGTAACTCACGTGGGGGTGACTTTAATACACCAAAATATACATGTGTTCTAGGCAAGCACCacactgggtttttatttaatacttttatttttctaaaagtacAGCCCCTCGAACCTGTCCACACATCTTTGCCAGAGGCTGGGTCTTCTCCATACTTTGGGTTTCTGGTGTAAGTTAGTGTGGTTCAGTGTCTTGAAGTGGTTTGGTAAGTCCTTTACTAAGAAGCTCTAAAGATCTTGCCCAGGAAACCCCAAATCTCATCCTCTCAGAGGTCACAGCGGAGTGATAGACTTCTAATCGGGACCTTCTGACAGTTCTGCCATGCTAGGCTAGGTTTCTGAACACACACGGATTTAGACTCAGGCTTCTTGGTAGCTTTGCCCCAGtatgtgtttctttcttggtcAGCTCTCTGGCATCTTCCTCTTGCCATCCCCAGGCAGCATGACAACTCTCCGAGAACACTGGGACCCACTACAGCCCCACTAGGAGGtggtaagagccagagatagCATATGCCTCCAAGGGTACAGTGTCGTGCAGACATAACAGACATGTGTATCGCACATCACACGTATGAACTCATACTCTGTGGCAGCATGAACAAGAtctgcacaggttcaaaccagacaaaatccctgTGCTGAAAAGGGAAGTGGACATCAAGTCCCACCccaaacaaaaaagttatttGAAATTGATAATCTGCTGGGAAGGGTAAATTCTCTCTGATGGAGTTGTCAAGGGGCACATCAGCCACACTCCCAGCAGGCCCCTGCCAGGAGAACTGTCTAACATAAAAtggacttcattttttttgttttgttttggtttggtatttttttttcttaccggatttttcatttgatttttcattttgggggagagaaagaatatgaagttgagtagGGAGGGAGGATGGGTCTACAAAAATTtggggggaggaaaagaatatcataaaaatatatgctatttctttaaaatttagtaaagaattaaaacaaatattgcCGGGGGAAATGTCAGGATGTGGGGAGTCACTGCTTTGTGCGGGGGACTTGTGTGGGTTCGGGTGTTTGTGGGAGACGTAGAGATACTTAAGACTAGTTGTGTATATCAAACTCCAGAATTCAGAGCGGCAAATGCCAAAACAATGACCAAGTTACACAAGAAGTACCTGCAAGCATGCTTCTAGCTCCAGCTATCCAAGATTCTCTAAGGCCCAGGGGGATTTTTCTGCTGTGGGGGAGAGGTATCTGCAACAATGAAAACTGGGAGGTCAGCTGGGGAGGGTTTGGTCATAGGGCCGCATCCAGCTGCTGAGTTGGTGAAGGATATTGGTAAAAGTGGCTGAAACCGTCTCCTCCAGCTTTGCGGGCTGGGGACTGGAGACATGCCGTTGTTGGGAGGGGCTGGGGCTATTTACTCTGAGCTCAGAGAAAGTCAACAGCAAGAAAGGTGAGAGCTAGGTGGGGTCACAGCCCTGGACAGGCTCCTGAAACCCAGAGCACACAGAGGACACTTTGGGGAGCAGCTGGTTTAGCCTGGAGACCAGATGGCTACTGGACATTTATCCTTGGGTGCTGCTGCACACAGCTGTTTTCCAGAACTTACCTAGCGTTCTTGGACAGAGCGTGGTCAGGTCCCAAGCCCTCCCAGGCTGTCATGGGCTCTCTTGTTGAAGGGCACTCTCTTCTGGAATATGGATCAGTGAGAGGCTTAGGGAATCGGGGGCTGGTAGCAGATTGGGAAAAGGTTCCCAAGGTCAGTGATGTCAGATGCTCAGCTTTATTTTGGTGCTTGGCTCTGAGCTAAGATGTCCTGTAGTTTCTCTTCTGTATAAGTAAGAGAAGAGCAGAGGCTTTTGGACCAAAAACGCCCAAGTACAAGTGAGGTACGAATAGCTTCTGGGCTGAGATTCAGAGCAGAGCTTCACCTTGAGGGGCTACGATGTCTCCCACAAAATGGCCATCACTGTAGCATCTTGTAGGATTGTTAAAAGGAttaaggagaaaagcaaaaatgGGGGTGTCCGATCCAGCTGGAGCCCGTCTATTATTAGCCCACACGGTAAATTCTGAGTCTGTTGCCAATGTTTAAAAGTGGAGAAtttcacataaaagaaataaccTTTTCAATTCTCTTAGAAATAGTACAGGATCTGGCAGCAAGCCCTCAAACCCATAAAGCAATCATCAGCTAGAAAGTAGCTCTTCAAAACCGGGTTTGCACCACCGTCACCTGAAGGGCTCGTTGCGATGTAGCTGGTGGAGAactagggctgtagctcagttagtagagtgcttggCTAACGCAcagaaagctctgggttcaatccccagcactgctcatactgggcatggtggctcttgTCTGCCTGAGGATCAGACTTTTTAAGTTTAAGCCAACCTGGGCTCTGGGAGAGCAACCCCAGAAGGTGTCTGGGTGTAACCTGAGAGTGTACACTCGTAACAGAGTTCCAGCTGCCACACTGAGGGCGCCACGACGTATGCTTTCTGTTTATGAGAGAGCTCTCACCTTGTTGTCCCGTGTGCCCCAGTGCCCATTGCTCCCCTCCTAGCAACGACCTAAGCACATTCAAATCTGTGGCCTGTGGGGTAGGCgtgccctagaactcactggaAAGCAGCGTGTATCTACTTGGTACGATTGTGGGTTGAGAAGCCTCactcccattttgcagatgagaaaactgtgAGTCCATGAGGCAGAGTGACTTGCTGAGGGGAACCCAGGCCATCAATTGCTCCTGTGGCTTCAGTTATTCCAATATTATACCCACCCACCCCATTCCACACAtattcctaaatttaaaaaaaaatgcatatctTTGTGgaacattcctttaatcccagaatttaggaagcagaggcaggcagatctctgttgagtttgaagTCTGCCTGCTCtgcacagtgaattccaggcgagccagggctacacagtgagagaaagaaggagaaggaagaggtgatGGAGGGGGGGAGTAGGGGGAAGGAAAagtagagagaaaaggaggaagaagtagaagaagaagaagaattaattAGTTGGTTAATTGGGCTTCTGAgaagctcagagggtaaaagcatttgccctGTAAGCCGGACAACCTGAGCTCAGGTTCCAGAGTCCACAGGACAGAGCGAGAACCAACCACGTAAAGTAGTCCCCTGACCCGGCCGCCACACATGCCCGTACACAGGCCTGTCACTAAGCCCcactcatacacaaataaataaaatctttaaaaaaaatagatgatacATTAAAAATTTTGGACATGGCTCCATGAGTGTGAAATATATTTGTAAGAGATATATAAatagagcagagaggaaagaaggagggattTACGATGGGAGGGGCTGGTAGCCACCTGCAGATATACCCACTCTAAAAAGACTGCAAACAAGTTTATGTGAAGATTTAAGGAGCTCCCAAGGCAAACAGGCTGCCTTGACTGCACATTGGGGCTTTCCTCCTGACCTTTCAGACTCtggtaaattttctttcattttacagaaaCCTCTTTTACTGGGCATATTGGCTAGTTTGTTGGGTGTCTATCCTCTTTCTGATAAAGCAGACTGATTTTGGTTTGGGGTACTCTTCCTATAGCAGGCAGAATTGTCAAGCAAAGTGCCTTCTCTACCCCAGACAGACAGTAGCCAATCAGATCCTCCCAGAAGACTTCAGTCTGAACAAAGGACAGCAGAAGATGGAGCTCCCCTATAGGGGTCCTGGGAAAGTCTCAGGTCTTcctggtttcctttcctttccaaggtGGGTGCTTTTCACTCTTCCCTTCAGTTCTGGGGACTCAGTCACTGCAGCTAGTGTTATTTGTGTTCACAGAACCCATCCCTGATTCTATTAGGAATGAAGAATGGGTCCACTGCATCATTATACCTCTTCCTATGTTTCCCAGTCATCACCCGAACTCAGACTCTgcaaaaaataagatttttctgtGGCCTTAGGAATTGCAATTCAGGGAATGCGGATCTAGAGATCTCTGAGTCACTCTTCAAAggaaactggggggggggtgcttgaCTGGGGAAGAAGAACAAAGACTCAGAGGTTCCTTTGTAGGGAAACTTTGAGACTGCAGGAAGATAAGGACCATGTCGCCcatggaagacagagaaaagagtgTACCTGCTTAGTCAGGGTATGTGGAAAAGAAGAGCCCAGCCATATCTTGATGCCTATCTCGAGGAGC
This portion of the Microtus ochrogaster isolate Prairie Vole_2 linkage group LG8, MicOch1.0, whole genome shotgun sequence genome encodes:
- the Wfdc2 gene encoding WAP four-disulfide core domain protein 2, with amino-acid sequence MPACRLCLPAAGLLLGLLLSTSLSGSGLAEEELWDTSSPVNSTFPSEGGQVPTTTPAVAMDEGVLEKQGSCPSVDFPKLGICEDQCQVDGQCPGNMKCCRNGCGKMTCATPKL